One window from the genome of Halostella litorea encodes:
- the dcd gene encoding dCTP deaminase → MILSDADILRRLEEGDLVVAPLDDPDLQIQPASVDLRLGREFLEFQRTNIPCIHPDAEAEVDEYVDETVVDEGDEFVLHPGDFVLGTTKERVEIPPDLLAHVQGRSSLGRLAVVVHATAGVVDPGYRGQITLELSNLGTAPVALTPGMRISQLIFTEMKSPAERPYGSDRGSKYQDQDGPQASRIGGDSEFGGDQ, encoded by the coding sequence ATGATCCTCTCGGACGCGGACATCCTGCGGCGGCTGGAGGAGGGCGACCTCGTCGTCGCGCCGCTCGACGACCCGGACCTGCAGATACAGCCCGCGAGCGTCGACCTCCGGCTCGGCCGCGAATTCCTGGAGTTCCAGCGGACGAACATCCCCTGCATCCACCCGGACGCCGAGGCGGAGGTCGACGAGTACGTCGACGAGACGGTCGTCGACGAGGGTGACGAGTTCGTCCTCCACCCCGGCGACTTCGTGCTCGGGACGACGAAAGAGCGGGTCGAGATACCGCCGGACCTGCTCGCGCACGTCCAGGGGCGCTCGTCGCTGGGCCGCTTGGCCGTCGTCGTCCACGCGACGGCGGGCGTCGTCGACCCCGGCTACCGCGGCCAGATCACGCTCGAACTGTCGAACCTCGGCACCGCGCCCGTCGCGCTGACGCCGGGCATGCGCATCTCCCAGCTCATCTTCACGGAGATGAAGTCGCCCGCCGAGCGCCCGTACGGGAGCGACCGCGGTTCGAAGTACCAGGACCAGGACGGGCCACAGGCCTCCCGGATCGGTGGCGACAGCGAGTTCGGAGGGGACCAATGA
- a CDS encoding DNA-directed DNA polymerase — translation MTDSGQTGLGDFGDGGDERPAEEAAAVAGNGGGSSVEVVNPLEEAVPEADGTVDLTVMQVDYTIVGSGEDERPIIHVFGRTADDELEHVRVLGFRPYFYAPTANLDAEKLDDDRITGTEAGHESIRGEELTKVFGRTPRDVGNIRDRFDHYEADILFPSRFLIDKDVGSGIRVPERRADDGSLLVPHDEVEPVEGEATPRVNTFDIEVDDRSGFPEDGEEPIVCLTSYDSYDEQYVAWLYDAPVGGVDAPEALSEYEPIGDDADIEVRTFDEEEAMLDAFVGYIERTDPDVLTGWNFEDFDAPYFLDRLETLASYDHDYDLSIERLSRVGEVWRSDWGGPDVKGRVVFDLLYAYKRTQFTELESYRLDAVGEQELGVGKERYPGDIGDLWEDDPERLLEYNVRDVELCVELDRKQNIVDFWDEVRSFVGCKLEDATTPGDAVDLYVLHKVHGDFALPSKGKQESEDYEGGAVFDPITGVRENVTVLDLKSLYPMCMVTTNASPETKVDPETYDGDTYVAPNGTHFRKEPDGIIREMVDELLAEREAKKERRNEYDPNSQAYERFDRQQAAVKVIMNSLYGVLGWDRFRLYDKEMGAAVTATGREVINFTESAANEVGHEVAYGDTDSVMLELGGDVSVDEAIEQSFEIEEHINASYDEFASEELNADEHRFQIEFEKLYRRFFQAGKKKRYAGHIVWKEGKEVDDVDITGFEYQRSDIAPITKRVQKEVIDRIVHGEDREAIKEYVHDVIEDFQRGNVDLDDVGIPGGIGKRLDNYDTDTAQVRGAKYANAFLGTNFARGSKPKRLYLKKVHPAFFRRMEDEEGFDPQHDPLYGEFKRDPDVVCFEFADQVPEEFEVDWDKMLDKTLKGPIARILEALDVSWEEVKSGQEQTGLSSFM, via the coding sequence ATGACTGATTCGGGCCAGACGGGGCTCGGCGACTTCGGGGACGGCGGCGACGAGCGGCCCGCCGAGGAGGCGGCGGCCGTCGCCGGCAACGGCGGCGGGTCGTCCGTCGAGGTCGTCAACCCGCTGGAGGAGGCGGTACCGGAGGCCGACGGAACGGTCGACCTCACGGTGATGCAGGTCGACTACACCATCGTCGGGAGCGGGGAGGACGAGCGACCGATCATCCACGTGTTCGGGCGCACCGCCGACGACGAACTGGAGCACGTCCGCGTGCTCGGCTTTCGGCCGTACTTCTACGCGCCGACCGCGAACCTCGACGCGGAGAAACTGGACGACGACCGCATCACCGGCACGGAGGCGGGCCACGAGAGCATCCGGGGGGAGGAACTGACGAAGGTGTTCGGCCGGACGCCGCGGGACGTCGGGAACATCCGCGACCGGTTCGACCACTACGAGGCGGACATCCTGTTCCCGAGTCGCTTTCTCATCGACAAGGACGTCGGTAGCGGGATCCGCGTGCCCGAGCGGCGGGCCGACGACGGCAGCCTGCTCGTGCCACACGACGAGGTCGAGCCCGTCGAGGGCGAGGCGACGCCGCGGGTCAACACCTTCGACATCGAGGTCGACGACCGCTCGGGCTTCCCCGAGGACGGCGAGGAGCCGATCGTCTGCCTGACGAGCTACGACTCCTACGACGAGCAGTACGTCGCGTGGCTGTACGACGCGCCGGTCGGCGGCGTCGACGCGCCCGAGGCGCTGTCCGAGTACGAGCCGATCGGCGACGACGCCGACATCGAGGTGCGCACCTTCGACGAGGAGGAGGCGATGCTCGACGCGTTCGTCGGGTACATCGAGCGGACCGACCCCGACGTGCTAACGGGGTGGAACTTCGAGGACTTCGACGCGCCGTACTTCCTCGACCGGCTGGAGACGCTCGCGAGCTACGACCACGACTACGACCTCTCGATCGAGCGCCTCTCGCGCGTCGGCGAGGTGTGGCGCAGCGACTGGGGCGGGCCGGACGTGAAGGGCCGGGTGGTGTTCGACCTGCTGTACGCCTACAAGCGGACGCAGTTCACCGAACTGGAGTCCTACCGGCTGGACGCCGTCGGCGAGCAGGAACTGGGCGTCGGCAAGGAGCGCTACCCCGGCGACATCGGCGACCTCTGGGAGGACGACCCCGAGCGCCTGCTGGAGTACAACGTCAGGGACGTGGAACTCTGCGTCGAACTCGACCGCAAGCAGAACATCGTCGACTTCTGGGACGAGGTGCGTTCGTTCGTCGGCTGCAAGCTAGAGGACGCGACGACGCCCGGCGACGCGGTCGACCTGTACGTCCTCCACAAGGTCCACGGCGACTTCGCGCTCCCCTCCAAGGGCAAACAGGAGAGCGAGGACTACGAGGGCGGCGCGGTGTTCGACCCGATCACGGGCGTCCGGGAGAACGTGACGGTGCTGGACCTGAAGTCGCTGTACCCGATGTGCATGGTGACGACGAACGCCAGCCCCGAGACCAAGGTCGACCCCGAGACGTACGACGGCGACACGTACGTCGCACCCAACGGGACCCACTTCCGGAAGGAGCCGGACGGCATCATCCGGGAGATGGTCGACGAACTGCTCGCCGAGCGCGAGGCGAAAAAGGAGCGCCGGAACGAGTACGACCCGAACAGCCAGGCCTACGAGCGGTTCGACCGCCAGCAGGCCGCGGTGAAGGTCATCATGAACTCGCTGTACGGCGTGCTGGGCTGGGACCGGTTCCGGCTCTACGACAAGGAGATGGGCGCTGCCGTAACCGCCACCGGCCGCGAGGTGATCAACTTCACCGAGTCCGCCGCCAACGAGGTAGGTCACGAGGTTGCCTACGGCGACACGGACAGCGTCATGCTCGAACTCGGGGGCGACGTCTCCGTCGACGAGGCCATCGAGCAGTCCTTCGAGATAGAGGAACACATCAACGCCTCGTACGACGAGTTCGCCAGCGAGGAACTGAACGCCGATGAGCACCGCTTCCAGATCGAGTTCGAGAAGCTGTACCGGCGGTTCTTCCAGGCCGGCAAGAAAAAGCGGTACGCCGGCCACATCGTCTGGAAGGAGGGCAAGGAGGTCGACGACGTCGACATCACGGGGTTCGAATACCAGCGCTCGGACATCGCACCGATCACCAAGCGCGTCCAGAAGGAGGTCATCGACCGGATCGTCCACGGGGAGGACCGGGAGGCGATCAAGGAGTACGTCCACGACGTGATCGAGGACTTCCAGCGCGGCAACGTCGACCTGGACGACGTGGGCATCCCCGGCGGCATCGGCAAGCGCCTCGACAACTACGACACCGACACGGCGCAGGTCCGAGGCGCGAAGTACGCCAACGCCTTCCTCGGGACGAACTTCGCGCGCGGGAGCAAGCCCAAGCGGCTCTACCTGAAGAAGGTCCACCCCGCCTTCTTCCGCCGGATGGAGGACGAGGAGGGGTTCGACCCGCAGCACGACCCGCTGTACGGCGAGTTCAAGCGTGACCCCGACGTCGTCTGCTTCGAGTTCGCCGACCAGGTGCCCGAGGAGTTCGAAGTCGACTGGGACAAGATGCTCGACAAGACGCTGAAGGGGCCGATCGCCCGCATTCTGGAGGCGCTCGACGTCTCCTGGGAGGAGGTCAAGTCGGGGCAGGAACAGACCGGACTCAGCAGCTTCATGTAG
- the mre11 gene encoding DNA double-strand break repair protein Mre11: protein MTRVIHTGDTHVGYQQYHSPERRRDFLRAFEQVLSDAREDDVDAVVHAGDLFHDRRPDLRDLQGTVAALRSLRDAGIPFLAVVGNHEGKRDGQWLDLFEDLGLATRLGDAPHVVGDTAFYGLDYVPESRRDDLDYDFEPHDADHAALVAHGLFEPFGYADWDTERVLTEASVDFDAMLLGDNHHPDRAEVADTWVTYCGSTERASGSEREDRGYNIVRFGDEAGSGGVSITRRGLDATRDFAFVDVDLADGEGVERVREQVRQHDLEDAVVLVTIDGDGEPITPAAVEEFAAEQGALVARVNDRRDRETEEAETSVSFADPDDAVRERVRELGISEAARDIDETVRASKVADSNVREEASRRVRDLIDGDPAAFDRVPDEDDGGDGAADDTAAERDGSTDGDEAARPEQADDATSGSDDGAAADADADEAVADGDGQASMEEYL from the coding sequence ATGACACGGGTGATCCACACGGGCGACACCCACGTTGGGTACCAGCAGTACCACTCGCCCGAGCGCCGCCGGGACTTCCTGCGGGCCTTCGAGCAGGTGCTTTCCGACGCCCGCGAGGACGACGTCGACGCCGTCGTCCACGCCGGGGACCTGTTCCACGACCGCCGCCCCGACCTCCGGGACCTCCAGGGCACCGTCGCGGCGCTGCGCTCGCTCCGGGACGCCGGGATTCCCTTCCTCGCCGTCGTCGGCAACCACGAGGGCAAGCGCGACGGGCAGTGGCTCGACCTCTTCGAGGACCTCGGGCTGGCGACGCGGCTGGGCGACGCGCCGCACGTCGTCGGCGACACCGCGTTCTACGGGCTTGACTACGTCCCCGAGTCCCGCCGCGACGACCTCGACTACGACTTCGAACCGCACGACGCCGACCACGCCGCGCTGGTCGCCCACGGCCTGTTCGAGCCGTTCGGCTACGCCGACTGGGACACCGAGCGCGTGCTGACGGAGGCGTCTGTCGACTTCGACGCGATGCTGCTCGGCGACAACCACCACCCCGACCGCGCCGAAGTGGCGGACACGTGGGTGACGTACTGCGGGTCGACCGAGCGCGCGAGCGGGAGCGAACGCGAGGACCGCGGCTACAACATCGTCCGCTTCGGCGACGAGGCCGGCTCCGGCGGCGTCTCGATCACCCGCCGCGGCCTCGACGCCACCCGCGACTTCGCGTTCGTCGACGTGGACCTCGCGGACGGCGAGGGCGTCGAGCGCGTCCGCGAGCAGGTGCGCCAGCACGACCTGGAGGACGCCGTGGTGCTGGTCACGATAGACGGCGACGGCGAGCCGATCACCCCGGCCGCGGTCGAGGAGTTCGCGGCCGAACAGGGCGCGCTCGTCGCCCGGGTCAACGACCGGCGCGACCGCGAGACGGAGGAGGCCGAGACGTCTGTCTCCTTCGCCGACCCGGACGACGCCGTCCGCGAGCGCGTCCGCGAACTCGGCATCAGCGAGGCAGCCCGCGACATCGACGAGACGGTGCGGGCGAGCAAGGTGGCCGACTCGAACGTCCGCGAGGAGGCGTCCCGCCGCGTCCGCGACCTGATCGACGGGGACCCGGCGGCGTTCGATCGGGTCCCCGACGAGGACGACGGGGGTGACGGGGCTGCGGACGACACCGCGGCCGAGCGCGACGGTTCGACCGACGGCGACGAGGCGGCCCGGCCCGAACAGGCGGACGACGCGACGAGCGGGAGCGACGACGGGGCCGCGGCCGACGCGGACGCCGACGAGGCGGTCGCGGACGGCGACGGCCAGGCGTCGATGGAGGAGTACCTGTGA
- the rad50 gene encoding DNA double-strand break repair ATPase Rad50, with protein MKFERVRLRNFKCYGDAELRLDPGVTVIHGVNGSGKSSLLEACFFALYGSKALDDRTLEDVITNGEEETEVELDFTHDGGSYSIERRVRLSGDRAQTATCVLETPDGTVEGARAVRSEVASLLRMDNEAFVNCAYVRQGEVNKLIHASPSDRQDMIDDLLQLGKLEEYRERASEARLGVDDVLGELRGELSGLEERIESKEAKDLPARLNELETERNEVVADVERFEDQQAQAEESLADAKEVLAEHEEKRAELETVEADIEDLREAIAETEGERDDLKERLAEERERREAAREEGDEFLAETDLAEADPAGIDDRLAELDADDEALRDDLESIRVEINDRENEAETLRERADELEGEADEKRERAGELAAEIEEAEAAVADRREKVAEIDDEIETKRAAFDDAPVAFGEAEAHLAELEAERDELRDERQEVTATLSAKRDRLDEAESLLDEGKCPECGQPVEGSPHVESIDDLREAVAALETERDDLQEEIAALDEAVERAEALVEAEATVERLEENRSNVEQLLSEKETQVAEKRELRDDLREEADELAAEADGKREAAAAKAEAADEKREEIAEINKRRGEIREREDRLESLRAAVETVADAEDAIADLRGKRESKAELNDERRERLAEKRERKRELADAVDEERVEAARAEKERAENYLADVEEKLSELRERRDELGSQIGGVENELDELDELREKRESLEERRERLASLYDETERLQEMYGDLRAELRQRNVETLERMVNETFDLVYQNDSYARIELDGEYELTVYQKDGEALEPEQLSGGERALFNLSLRCAIYRLLSEGIEGTAPMPPLILDEPTVFLDSGHVSQLVELIESMRDLGVEQIIVVSHDDELVGAADDVVRVEKDATSNRSSVARERRALPLD; from the coding sequence GTGAAGTTCGAGCGCGTCCGCCTCCGGAACTTCAAGTGCTACGGCGACGCCGAACTCCGGCTCGACCCCGGCGTGACCGTGATCCACGGCGTCAACGGCAGCGGGAAGTCCTCGCTGCTGGAGGCCTGCTTCTTCGCGCTGTACGGGTCGAAGGCCCTCGACGACCGCACCCTGGAGGACGTGATCACAAACGGCGAGGAGGAGACGGAGGTCGAACTCGACTTCACGCACGACGGCGGCAGCTACTCCATCGAGCGCCGCGTGCGGCTGTCGGGTGACCGCGCCCAGACGGCGACGTGCGTCCTCGAAACCCCCGACGGCACCGTCGAGGGCGCGCGGGCGGTGCGAAGCGAGGTCGCGTCGCTGTTGCGGATGGACAACGAGGCGTTCGTCAACTGCGCGTACGTCCGGCAGGGCGAGGTGAACAAGCTCATCCACGCGTCGCCAAGCGACCGGCAGGACATGATCGACGACCTGCTCCAGCTCGGCAAGTTAGAGGAGTACCGCGAGCGGGCCAGCGAGGCTCGCCTCGGCGTCGACGACGTGCTCGGCGAGCTGCGGGGCGAGCTCTCCGGGCTGGAGGAGCGGATCGAGTCCAAGGAGGCGAAGGACCTGCCGGCGCGGCTCAACGAACTGGAGACCGAGCGCAACGAGGTGGTCGCCGACGTAGAGCGCTTCGAGGACCAGCAGGCGCAGGCCGAGGAGTCGCTGGCCGACGCGAAGGAGGTACTCGCGGAACACGAGGAGAAACGCGCGGAGCTCGAAACCGTCGAGGCCGACATCGAGGACCTGCGCGAGGCCATTGCGGAGACGGAGGGGGAACGCGACGACCTCAAGGAGCGGCTCGCCGAGGAGCGCGAACGGCGCGAGGCGGCCCGCGAGGAGGGCGACGAGTTCCTCGCGGAGACCGACCTCGCCGAGGCGGACCCGGCGGGCATCGACGACCGGCTGGCCGAACTTGACGCCGACGACGAGGCGCTCCGCGACGACCTGGAGTCGATCCGCGTGGAGATAAACGACCGCGAGAACGAGGCCGAGACGCTCCGCGAGCGGGCCGACGAGCTGGAGGGCGAGGCCGACGAGAAGCGCGAGCGGGCCGGCGAACTCGCGGCCGAGATCGAGGAGGCCGAGGCCGCGGTCGCCGACCGGCGCGAGAAGGTCGCCGAGATCGACGACGAGATCGAGACGAAACGGGCGGCCTTCGACGACGCGCCGGTCGCGTTCGGCGAGGCCGAGGCGCACCTCGCCGAACTGGAGGCCGAGCGCGACGAACTGCGCGACGAGCGTCAGGAGGTGACGGCGACGCTCTCGGCCAAGCGCGACCGGCTCGACGAGGCCGAGTCGCTGCTCGACGAGGGGAAATGCCCCGAGTGCGGCCAGCCAGTCGAGGGCTCGCCCCACGTCGAGTCGATCGACGACCTCCGGGAGGCGGTCGCGGCGCTGGAGACCGAGCGCGACGATCTGCAGGAGGAGATCGCGGCGCTCGACGAGGCCGTCGAGCGCGCCGAGGCGCTCGTCGAGGCCGAGGCCACGGTCGAGCGGCTGGAGGAGAACCGCTCGAACGTGGAGCAGTTGCTCTCGGAGAAGGAGACGCAGGTCGCGGAGAAGCGGGAGCTCCGCGACGACCTGCGGGAGGAGGCCGACGAGCTGGCGGCGGAAGCCGACGGGAAGCGCGAGGCCGCGGCGGCGAAGGCCGAAGCGGCCGACGAGAAGCGCGAGGAGATCGCCGAGATAAACAAGCGACGCGGCGAGATCCGCGAGCGGGAGGATCGTCTGGAGTCGCTCCGCGCGGCTGTCGAGACGGTCGCGGACGCCGAGGACGCGATCGCGGACCTCCGGGGGAAGCGCGAGAGCAAGGCCGAGCTCAACGACGAGCGCCGCGAGCGGCTGGCGGAGAAACGCGAGCGCAAGCGGGAGCTCGCCGACGCCGTCGACGAGGAGCGCGTCGAGGCGGCCCGGGCCGAGAAGGAGCGCGCCGAGAACTACCTGGCCGACGTCGAGGAGAAGCTGTCGGAGCTCCGCGAGCGGCGCGACGAACTCGGAAGCCAGATCGGCGGCGTGGAGAACGAACTCGACGAACTCGACGAGCTGCGGGAGAAGCGCGAATCCCTGGAGGAGCGCCGCGAGCGCCTGGCGAGCTTATACGACGAGACCGAGCGCCTCCAGGAGATGTACGGCGACCTCCGCGCGGAACTGCGCCAGCGCAACGTCGAGACGTTAGAGCGGATGGTCAACGAGACGTTCGACCTGGTCTACCAGAACGACTCGTACGCGCGCATCGAACTGGACGGCGAGTACGAGCTGACGGTGTATCAGAAGGACGGCGAGGCGCTGGAACCGGAACAGCTCTCGGGCGGCGAGCGCGCGCTGTTCAACCTGAGCCTGCGCTGTGCGATCTACCGCCTGCTGTCCGAGGGGATCGAGGGGACCGCGCCGATGCCGCCGCTCATCCTCGACGAGCCGACGGTGTTTCTCGACTCCGGCCACGTCTCCCAGCTGGTCGAACTCATCGAGTCGATGCGGGACCTGGGCGTCGAGCAGATCATCGTCGTCAGCCACGACGACGAACTCGTCGGCGCGGCCGACGACGTCGTCCGGGTCGAGAAGGACGCGACGAGCAACCGGTCGTCGGTGGCGCGGGAGCGGCGGGCGCTCCCGCTGGACTGA
- a CDS encoding DUF7346 family protein — protein MRTVRDESGDRYLLVKQSAESSLVRDPATGEERYVDNDAIAPLDDVSPLETAAAGVPPAVRRVVAAAHDDRSLGLLAELADRGPVAIRDLLGAYDLCESDLHGLLAEFRAAGLVEEARVGGERGYAATETAAEALDALRGGD, from the coding sequence ATGCGAACAGTTCGCGACGAGTCCGGCGACCGCTACCTGCTGGTCAAGCAGTCGGCCGAGAGCAGCCTCGTCCGCGACCCCGCCACCGGGGAGGAGCGCTACGTCGATAACGACGCCATCGCACCCCTTGACGACGTTTCGCCGCTCGAAACCGCGGCGGCCGGCGTCCCGCCCGCCGTCCGGCGCGTCGTCGCCGCGGCCCACGACGACCGATCGCTGGGGCTGCTCGCCGAACTGGCGGACCGCGGCCCGGTCGCCATCCGCGACCTCCTCGGCGCGTACGACCTCTGCGAGAGCGACCTGCACGGCCTGCTCGCGGAGTTCCGCGCCGCCGGGCTGGTCGAGGAGGCTCGCGTCGGCGGCGAGCGCGGCTACGCCGCGACCGAAACCGCGGCCGAGGCGCTCGACGCGCTCCGGGGCGGCGACTGA
- the pth2 gene encoding peptidyl-tRNA hydrolase Pth2, translating to MKQAIVARTDIGMGQGKLAAQVAHASLSAYEDADSRTQSEWKGSGQKKVVLKADGESQIFELADVAEREGLPHAVVRDAGHTQLDPGTVTALAVGPGHERVVDEVTGDLSLF from the coding sequence ATGAAGCAGGCCATCGTCGCCCGCACCGACATCGGCATGGGGCAGGGGAAACTCGCCGCGCAGGTCGCCCACGCGTCGCTGTCGGCCTACGAGGACGCCGACAGCAGGACGCAGTCGGAGTGGAAGGGCAGCGGCCAGAAGAAGGTCGTCCTGAAGGCAGACGGCGAGTCCCAGATCTTCGAACTCGCCGACGTGGCGGAGCGCGAGGGCCTCCCGCACGCGGTCGTCCGCGACGCCGGGCACACGCAACTCGACCCGGGGACCGTCACGGCGCTGGCCGTCGGTCCCGGACACGAGCGCGTCGTCGACGAGGTGACCGGCGACCTCTCGCTGTTCTGA
- the truD gene encoding tRNA pseudouridine(13) synthase TruD, whose translation MRPAHPREREVGMAYYVSDADGTGGRLREADGDFRVRELERFDAEPVDADPGSYNHLVLRVTLSGWDTNDFAKRLSDALGISRERVAWAGTKDKYAVTTQLFSVAGVDPDDLPDVRDADVEVVGRAGRSIEFGDLAGNEFEIAVTDPAAPDNAEAVADDLRAFGGGTAAAPNFFGQQRFGSKRPVTHEVGLRVVREDWAGAVMAYLGNPRESEPEGTREAREFVEETRDWAAALERFPRRLGYERSMLHALVETGGTEPADFRAALEEVPSNLQRLFVHAAQSYAFNRILSERLDRGLPFDRPVEGDVVCFADTDAPDGLALPDTDRLQRVTADRVDTVARHCERGRAFVTAPLVGTETDLGDGEPGDIERAVLDDLNLSPGDFDLPGEFGSTGTRRAVLVRTDLSVERDPLRFSFTLPKGSYATVILREFLKCDPLDLG comes from the coding sequence ATGCGCCCGGCACACCCCCGCGAGCGCGAAGTCGGGATGGCGTACTACGTCAGCGACGCGGACGGCACGGGCGGCCGCCTCCGCGAGGCCGACGGCGACTTCCGGGTCCGGGAACTGGAACGGTTCGACGCGGAGCCGGTCGACGCCGACCCCGGATCGTACAACCACCTCGTCCTGCGCGTCACGCTGTCGGGCTGGGACACGAACGACTTCGCGAAGCGGCTGTCGGACGCGCTGGGGATCAGCCGCGAGCGCGTCGCCTGGGCCGGCACCAAGGACAAGTACGCCGTCACGACCCAGCTGTTCAGCGTCGCCGGGGTCGACCCTGACGACCTCCCCGACGTCCGGGACGCCGACGTGGAGGTGGTCGGCCGCGCCGGACGGTCGATCGAGTTCGGCGACCTCGCTGGCAACGAGTTCGAGATAGCCGTCACCGACCCGGCGGCCCCGGACAACGCCGAAGCGGTCGCCGACGACCTCCGGGCGTTCGGCGGCGGCACGGCCGCCGCCCCCAACTTCTTCGGTCAGCAGCGGTTCGGCAGCAAGCGGCCGGTCACCCACGAGGTCGGCCTCCGCGTCGTCCGCGAGGACTGGGCGGGCGCGGTGATGGCGTACCTCGGCAACCCCCGCGAGAGCGAGCCGGAGGGAACCCGGGAAGCCCGGGAGTTCGTCGAGGAGACGCGCGACTGGGCGGCCGCTCTGGAGCGGTTTCCCCGCCGCCTCGGCTACGAGCGCTCAATGCTCCACGCGCTCGTCGAGACGGGCGGGACGGAGCCGGCGGACTTCCGGGCGGCGCTGGAGGAGGTCCCGTCGAACCTCCAGCGGCTGTTCGTCCACGCCGCGCAGTCGTACGCGTTCAACCGGATCCTGAGCGAGCGCCTCGACCGGGGGCTCCCGTTCGACCGCCCCGTCGAAGGGGACGTGGTCTGCTTCGCGGACACGGACGCGCCGGACGGGCTCGCGCTCCCCGACACCGACCGCCTCCAGCGCGTCACCGCGGACCGCGTCGATACCGTCGCCCGCCACTGCGAGCGCGGCCGTGCGTTCGTCACCGCGCCGCTGGTCGGCACCGAAACGGACCTCGGCGACGGCGAGCCGGGCGATATCGAGCGCGCCGTCCTCGACGACCTGAACCTCTCGCCGGGCGACTTCGACCTCCCGGGGGAGTTCGGGTCGACGGGGACGCGGCGGGCCGTGCTGGTCCGCACGGACCTGTCCGTCGAGCGCGACCCGCTCCGTTTCTCCTTCACCCTCCCGAAGGGGTCCTACGCCACGGTGATTCTGCGGGAGTTCCTCAAATGTGACCCGCTGGACCTGGGGTGA
- a CDS encoding DUF7331 family protein has translation MTDHASAHGEHSRDLPEPDGIDSVEAYETEGGVVFYDAENPLAWLETSKTLSLREQV, from the coding sequence ATGACCGACCACGCGAGCGCTCACGGCGAGCACAGCCGGGACCTGCCCGAACCGGACGGTATCGACTCGGTCGAGGCCTACGAGACCGAGGGGGGCGTCGTGTTTTACGACGCGGAGAACCCGCTCGCGTGGCTCGAGACGTCGAAGACGCTGTCGCTGCGCGAGCAGGTCTGA
- a CDS encoding thiamine-phosphate synthase family protein, protein MKFVEEIVVEEFLPTLRSMLAEDLRDRGLTQSEVAEALGISQSAVSKYAHGDVARRAEFTEDERVQDLVERVGEGLTEGGMSPVQALVEAEVLIRRLEDGDVLARLHEEAMPELAEYDGSFRVHDPESELRTTERVLSSLRRGLRRLENTSGFATLIPAVGSNLVVCTPDAADLDDVAGVPGRIFDVKGRATVPSEPEFGVSEHVATVLLSARRAGSDARAALNVRYDPDIVDRLADAGLSTVEFDGDRPTDEAVAAALGDAPGADVLYQTGGYGVEPIVYLLGPDAETVAERVGELV, encoded by the coding sequence ATGAAGTTCGTCGAGGAGATCGTCGTCGAGGAGTTCCTCCCGACGCTCCGGTCGATGCTCGCCGAGGACCTGCGCGACCGCGGGCTGACACAGAGCGAGGTGGCCGAGGCGCTCGGCATCAGCCAGTCGGCGGTGTCGAAGTACGCCCACGGCGACGTGGCCCGTCGCGCGGAGTTCACGGAGGACGAGCGCGTGCAGGACCTCGTCGAGCGCGTGGGCGAGGGGCTGACCGAGGGCGGGATGTCGCCGGTGCAGGCGCTCGTCGAGGCGGAGGTGCTGATCCGCCGGCTGGAGGACGGCGACGTGCTCGCGCGGCTCCACGAGGAGGCGATGCCCGAACTCGCGGAGTACGACGGCTCCTTTCGCGTCCACGACCCCGAGAGCGAACTGCGGACGACCGAGCGCGTGCTCTCGTCGCTCCGGCGCGGCCTCCGTCGGCTTGAGAACACGAGCGGGTTCGCCACGCTGATCCCGGCCGTCGGGTCGAACCTCGTCGTCTGCACGCCCGACGCCGCCGACCTCGACGACGTGGCGGGCGTGCCCGGCCGCATCTTCGACGTGAAGGGCCGCGCGACGGTGCCGAGCGAGCCGGAGTTCGGCGTCAGCGAGCACGTCGCCACGGTGTTGCTCTCCGCGCGGCGCGCCGGGAGCGACGCCCGGGCGGCGCTGAACGTCCGCTACGACCCCGACATCGTCGACCGGCTGGCGGACGCGGGGCTTTCGACCGTCGAGTTCGACGGCGACCGGCCGACCGACGAGGCGGTGGCCGCGGCGCTCGGCGACGCGCCCGGCGCCGACGTGCTGTACCAGACCGGCGGCTACGGCGTCGAACCGATCGTCTACCTGCTCGGGCCGGACGCCGAGACGGTCGCCGAGCGCGTCGGGGAGCTGGTGTAG